The proteins below come from a single Parageobacillus toebii NBRC 107807 genomic window:
- a CDS encoding TIGR04053 family radical SAM/SPASM domain-containing protein: protein MRDFNENPFIVIWELTRACQLKCVHCRAEAQYHRDPRELTFEEGKKLIDDIYEMDQPLLVFTGGDPLMRPDVYDLAKYAIDKGLHVSMTPSATPNVTKEAIRKAKEVGLSRWAFSLDGPNAEIHDRFRGTSGSFDLTIKAIEYLHELDIPVQINTVISRYNVHVLDEMAELVEKLKCVLWSVFFLVPTGRGKESDMISPVEHEKVFRWLYETSKRVPFDIKTTAGQHYRRVVLQAKMREKQISGDEINYEDVLMKGLTGQVDGLGRAPKGVNDGNGFVFISHIGDVYPSGLLPVKAGNVRETPLAEIYRNSPIFRDLRNPDKYKGKCGVCEFRYVCGGSRSRAYAVTGDYLESEPYCIYIPKALRKKEKHLS, encoded by the coding sequence GTGAGGGACTTTAACGAAAATCCGTTTATTGTGATTTGGGAACTAACAAGGGCATGTCAGTTAAAATGTGTTCATTGCCGAGCGGAAGCGCAATATCACCGCGATCCGCGCGAATTGACATTCGAAGAAGGGAAAAAGTTAATTGATGATATATATGAGATGGATCAGCCGCTTCTCGTGTTTACTGGCGGGGACCCGCTCATGCGCCCAGATGTATATGATCTTGCCAAATATGCGATTGACAAAGGACTTCATGTTTCAATGACGCCAAGTGCGACGCCGAACGTGACAAAGGAAGCGATTCGGAAAGCGAAGGAAGTTGGCCTTTCTCGTTGGGCGTTTAGTTTAGATGGGCCAAACGCGGAAATTCATGATCGTTTTCGTGGGACATCCGGTTCGTTTGATTTGACCATAAAAGCGATTGAATATTTACATGAACTTGATATTCCAGTGCAAATTAATACCGTCATCTCCCGATATAACGTCCATGTGCTTGATGAAATGGCAGAGTTGGTTGAAAAACTAAAATGTGTACTTTGGAGCGTCTTTTTCCTTGTGCCGACAGGACGCGGAAAAGAGTCAGATATGATTTCGCCGGTGGAACATGAAAAAGTGTTTCGTTGGCTTTATGAAACGAGCAAGCGCGTCCCGTTTGACATAAAAACGACAGCAGGGCAGCATTACCGCCGTGTCGTGTTGCAGGCGAAAATGCGAGAAAAACAAATCTCGGGCGATGAAATTAACTATGAAGACGTGTTGATGAAGGGATTAACTGGACAAGTCGATGGTCTTGGCCGTGCGCCAAAAGGGGTCAATGATGGCAATGGATTTGTTTTTATTTCTCATATCGGTGACGTATATCCGAGCGGGTTGCTCCCGGTGAAAGCAGGAAATGTCCGGGAAACGCCGCTCGCGGAAATTTATCGAAATTCTCCGATTTTCCGAGATTTGCGCAATCCTGATAAATATAAAGGAAAATGTGGCGTATGCGAATTCCGCTACGTTTGCGGCGGATCGCGCTCGCGGGCGTATGCAGTTACGGGTGATTACTTAGAAAGCGAACCATATTGCATATACATTCCAAAAGCGTTACGGAAAAAAGAAAAACATTTATCTTAA
- a CDS encoding MFS transporter, with the protein MNKQKALLPITTLAMTFAFAVWAVFSPLANTFQEMYGLTSTQKSILVAIPVLLGSIMRIPLGIWTDRFGGRRLFSLLLLFIIIPLIGAGFADSYAMLMFWAFFIGMAGTSFAISVTFVSRLTPPEKQGTALGINAMGNIGTAVASFLVPSIAAAFGVKWAFWGMIIPVVIMLLLVWFFTPDMPKPKQQKTMLDSLSVLKYKHTWTLSLFYFVTFGAFVAFGIYLPSLLIDLYGLTPVDAGLRAAGFTIIATLARPIGGNLGDKIGAERVLNFVYAGITIGALAIVFGMENIVVMTVACLFIAIMSGLGNGAVFKLVPQLFPAETGAVTGIVGAWGGLGGFFPPILLGIVKDATGSYVLGFLLLSLFALVCFLLNRVVFGKKVGKVTKPYAP; encoded by the coding sequence ATGAATAAGCAAAAAGCCCTTTTGCCGATTACAACGTTGGCGATGACGTTTGCGTTTGCTGTATGGGCTGTATTTTCTCCGTTGGCGAATACATTCCAAGAAATGTACGGACTAACATCGACACAAAAAAGCATTTTAGTTGCGATTCCAGTTTTGCTTGGTTCCATTATGCGCATTCCGCTCGGGATTTGGACGGATCGATTTGGCGGCAGGCGATTATTTTCGTTGTTGCTATTGTTCATAATTATTCCATTAATAGGAGCGGGTTTTGCTGATTCATATGCAATGTTAATGTTTTGGGCGTTCTTTATCGGAATGGCAGGGACGTCGTTTGCCATTTCTGTTACGTTCGTATCGCGCTTAACACCGCCAGAAAAACAAGGAACAGCACTCGGCATTAACGCGATGGGCAATATTGGAACAGCGGTGGCAAGCTTTTTGGTTCCTTCGATCGCGGCAGCGTTTGGAGTGAAATGGGCGTTTTGGGGAATGATTATCCCAGTTGTCATCATGCTCCTTCTTGTTTGGTTCTTTACTCCGGATATGCCAAAGCCTAAGCAGCAAAAAACGATGCTTGATTCGTTATCGGTGTTGAAGTATAAACATACGTGGACGTTATCTCTCTTTTATTTCGTTACATTTGGTGCATTCGTTGCATTCGGCATTTATTTGCCATCGCTGCTCATTGATTTATATGGTTTAACTCCGGTGGATGCCGGGCTTCGCGCTGCTGGATTTACTATTATTGCGACACTTGCGAGACCGATTGGCGGAAACCTCGGCGATAAAATCGGTGCCGAACGGGTATTGAATTTCGTTTATGCTGGAATTACGATTGGAGCGCTTGCCATTGTATTTGGAATGGAAAATATTGTTGTGATGACAGTCGCATGCTTGTTTATTGCCATTATGTCCGGATTAGGAAACGGTGCGGTCTTTAAGCTTGTTCCGCAGTTGTTCCCTGCAGAAACAGGCGCTGTCACCGGCATCGTCGGCGCATGGGGCGGACTTGGCGGCTTTTTCCCACCGATTTTGCTGGGAATAGTGAAAGATGCTACTGGTTCTTACGTGCTCGGCTTTCTTCTTCTCAGCTTGTTTGCCCTCGTTTGCTTCCTGCTTAACCGCGTCGTCTTCGGAAAAAAAGTGGGCAAAGTGACAAAACCATATGCACCGTAA
- a CDS encoding multicopper oxidase domain-containing protein yields the protein MAGKLHAFMAVAATAALLAACGNEGAGEKEATKETVKIEHHASSNVIAAHKDLNQKPVPLKMERIGPHDVKIEMTAQVTDIEIDKGKIYKAWTFNGQAPGPLIVVNEGDTLHFTLKNMDPSLPHSMDFHAVHASPSKDFADVMPNKSGTFTYPANNPGVFMYHCGTKPVLAHIANGMHGMIIVKPKNGYPTDKEVEREFVLIQNEWYKYNDMDDFQNGVPSYIVFSAKALKAGDRNTNGDTFTLKEKPLVAKVGDKVRIYILNVGPNEVSSFHVVGTVLDDVYIDGNPNNHLKGLQTVMLPASGGAVVEFTVTRPGTYPIVTHQFNHAQKGAVAILKVTETGEDDGTETSGH from the coding sequence ATGGCAGGCAAACTTCACGCATTCATGGCGGTAGCAGCGACGGCAGCGTTACTAGCGGCCTGTGGAAACGAAGGTGCCGGGGAGAAAGAGGCGACGAAAGAAACGGTAAAGATAGAGCATCACGCAAGTTCAAACGTCATCGCTGCCCATAAAGATCTTAACCAAAAACCGGTTCCATTGAAAATGGAACGCATCGGTCCGCATGACGTTAAAATCGAGATGACTGCACAAGTAACTGACATCGAAATCGATAAAGGAAAAATCTATAAAGCATGGACGTTCAACGGTCAAGCACCTGGACCGCTCATTGTTGTCAATGAAGGAGATACGCTCCATTTTACGTTAAAAAATATGGACCCATCGCTGCCCCATAGCATGGATTTCCACGCCGTCCACGCTTCGCCGTCGAAAGATTTTGCCGACGTCATGCCGAATAAGTCGGGAACGTTTACGTACCCAGCGAATAACCCAGGCGTATTTATGTACCATTGCGGCACGAAGCCGGTGCTCGCCCACATTGCCAATGGCATGCACGGGATGATTATCGTCAAGCCGAAAAACGGCTATCCAACCGATAAAGAAGTGGAGCGCGAATTTGTCTTAATCCAAAACGAGTGGTACAAGTATAATGACATGGATGATTTCCAAAACGGGGTACCAAGCTATATTGTTTTTTCGGCAAAAGCGTTAAAAGCAGGCGATCGAAATACGAACGGAGATACATTTACGCTAAAAGAGAAGCCGCTCGTTGCCAAAGTCGGCGACAAAGTTAGAATTTACATCCTTAACGTTGGTCCGAACGAAGTCAGCTCATTCCATGTCGTTGGAACCGTTTTGGATGATGTGTATATCGACGGTAATCCAAACAACCATCTAAAAGGTTTGCAGACAGTGATGCTTCCGGCTAGCGGCGGCGCGGTCGTTGAATTTACCGTCACACGCCCGGGAACGTATCCGATCGTTACGCACCAATTCAACCACGCGCAAAAAGGAGCCGTAGCGATATTAAAAGTAACGGAGACCGGTGAAGATGACGGTACAGAAACAAGCGGACACTAA
- a CDS encoding nitrate reductase subunit alpha, producing the protein MNKKPSPLLKKLKYFGKSEKTAGHAEVSPYGRDSEKVYRRRWQHDKVVRTTHGVNCTGSCSWRVHVKDGIIAWETQQTDYPTTGPDMPEYEPRGCPRGASFSWYTYSPLRVRYPYVRGALLKLWREALKKEGDPVSAWKSIVEDREKAKRYKSARGKGGFIRANWDEVNTMIAASLIYTIQKYGPDRIFGFSPIPAMSMVSYAAGARFINLIGGAMLSFYDWYADLPPASPQIWGEQTDVPESSDWFNSSYMIVWGSNLPQTRTPDAHFYVEARYRGTKVVAVSPDYAEFVKFADNWLPIQPGMDGALAMAMTHVILKEFYVDRQTDYFTNYVKRYTDLPFLVILKKHGDHYAADRFLRASDIGMPLRYAQWKTVVWDEKSQTFAVPNGTIGHRWENNGNWNLQLDDMDNKRIGLDPALTFLGKEDDNVTIKIPHFEVEKKSVLERGVPVKAIKKNGDTLYVTTVFDLLLAKTGVSRGLLGDYPVDYNDPKPYTPAWQEAITGIDRNTAAQIAREFAQNAIDSKGRSMIVMGSGINHWYHSDAIYRAILNLVLLTGSQGVNGGGWAHYVGQEKVRPLEGWQTIAMARDWGGPPRLQNGTSFFYFVTEQWKYEDQKMDEHISPLFDQPRYQHGGDYNYLAVRLGWLPSYPQFNANSITLVEKANAKTNEEVIQYVVNEIKQGNLTFAIENPSDPINFPRVMFVWRANLIGSSAKGHEYFLKHLLGTHHANLSEQNNELKTSEIVWNEDAPEGKLDLMVNIDFRMNGTGLYSDIVLPAATWYEKYDISSTDMHPFVHPFNPAIAPPWEAKSDWDFFKGLAKTFSEMAKHYFSAPVKDVVATPLLHDTRDEIAQPFGIVNDWKEGASDPVPGVNFPRLHIVERDYAEVYNKFVALGPVVQERIGAKGLSWNANEEYKWMLDTAGSSSLTGPYKDCPSLLTDRDAAEAILALSSATNGSLALKAWEEMERKTMQKLKDLVEERAEEHITFQAITSQPRQVLTTPVFSGSETGNRRYSPFTTNVERLIPWRTLTGRQHFYLDHELMLEFGEELPTFKAPLRKLAFYEQDHRPKVSGKEIALRYLTPHYKWSYHSTYWDNLLMLTMFRGGPHVWMNKDDAEEAGIADNDWIEMYNRNGVVVARAVVSHRLPRGVTFMYHVQDRYINVPGSPISKLRGGTFNSPTRIHVKPTQMIGGYAQLSYGFNYYGPTGNQRDEQVIIRKLKKEEVNWLED; encoded by the coding sequence ATGAATAAGAAACCTTCGCCGCTGCTAAAAAAGCTAAAGTATTTTGGCAAATCCGAAAAAACCGCTGGCCATGCCGAGGTATCACCGTATGGTCGCGACTCGGAAAAAGTGTACCGCCGTCGTTGGCAGCATGACAAAGTAGTTCGCACAACCCATGGAGTGAATTGTACTGGTTCCTGCAGTTGGAGGGTGCATGTGAAAGACGGCATTATTGCTTGGGAAACACAGCAGACCGACTATCCGACTACAGGTCCGGATATGCCGGAATACGAACCGCGCGGCTGCCCAAGAGGAGCAAGTTTTTCATGGTATACATACAGCCCGCTAAGAGTCCGCTATCCGTATGTGCGCGGAGCGCTTTTAAAGCTATGGAGAGAAGCATTAAAAAAAGAAGGAGACCCTGTTTCCGCATGGAAATCGATCGTGGAAGATCGCGAGAAGGCAAAACGGTATAAAAGCGCACGCGGAAAAGGCGGATTTATCCGCGCGAATTGGGATGAAGTCAACACAATGATTGCGGCTTCGCTTATTTATACGATTCAAAAGTATGGACCAGACCGTATTTTCGGTTTTTCACCTATCCCGGCGATGTCGATGGTAAGCTATGCCGCCGGTGCGAGATTTATAAATTTAATCGGCGGAGCGATGCTTAGTTTTTATGATTGGTATGCCGATCTTCCGCCTGCTTCCCCGCAAATATGGGGCGAACAGACGGATGTTCCGGAAAGTTCTGATTGGTTTAATTCGAGCTACATGATCGTGTGGGGATCAAACTTGCCGCAGACGCGCACTCCGGATGCCCATTTTTACGTAGAGGCGCGCTACCGGGGAACGAAAGTGGTCGCTGTGAGCCCGGATTATGCGGAGTTTGTCAAATTTGCCGACAACTGGCTTCCGATTCAGCCGGGAATGGACGGGGCGCTGGCGATGGCCATGACGCACGTCATTTTAAAAGAATTTTATGTCGATCGGCAAACAGATTACTTTACAAATTATGTGAAAAGGTATACGGATTTGCCGTTTTTAGTCATCCTTAAAAAACATGGAGATCATTATGCGGCAGACCGCTTTTTACGGGCAAGCGACATTGGCATGCCTCTGCGTTACGCACAATGGAAGACGGTCGTATGGGATGAAAAGTCGCAGACTTTTGCCGTGCCAAACGGAACGATTGGGCATCGGTGGGAAAATAACGGGAATTGGAATTTGCAGCTCGATGACATGGACAATAAACGAATCGGCCTCGATCCGGCATTAACGTTTTTAGGAAAAGAAGATGATAATGTTACGATTAAAATTCCGCATTTTGAAGTAGAGAAAAAATCGGTGCTAGAACGCGGCGTTCCTGTAAAAGCAATCAAGAAAAACGGAGATACGCTGTATGTAACGACCGTTTTTGATTTATTGCTGGCCAAAACCGGTGTTTCCCGCGGACTGCTGGGTGATTATCCTGTCGATTATAATGATCCGAAACCGTATACGCCGGCATGGCAGGAAGCGATTACTGGCATTGATCGAAACACGGCGGCGCAAATCGCGCGCGAATTTGCGCAAAATGCGATCGATTCGAAAGGTCGTTCGATGATTGTCATGGGCTCAGGCATCAACCATTGGTATCATTCCGATGCTATCTACCGTGCGATTTTAAACCTTGTTTTGTTAACGGGTTCGCAAGGAGTAAATGGTGGAGGATGGGCGCATTATGTCGGACAGGAAAAAGTGCGGCCGCTGGAAGGCTGGCAGACGATTGCGATGGCGCGCGACTGGGGAGGACCGCCGCGTCTGCAAAACGGAACGTCGTTTTTCTATTTTGTAACAGAGCAGTGGAAATACGAAGATCAAAAGATGGACGAACATATTTCTCCGTTGTTTGATCAGCCGCGTTATCAGCATGGCGGCGACTATAACTATTTAGCGGTTCGTTTAGGGTGGCTCCCATCTTATCCGCAATTTAACGCAAACAGCATCACGTTAGTGGAAAAGGCAAACGCAAAGACAAACGAAGAAGTGATTCAATATGTGGTCAATGAAATAAAACAAGGGAATTTAACGTTTGCGATCGAAAATCCGTCCGACCCGATCAACTTTCCGAGAGTGATGTTTGTTTGGCGCGCCAATTTGATCGGCAGCTCGGCAAAAGGACATGAATATTTTTTAAAACATCTGTTAGGGACCCATCATGCGAATTTAAGCGAGCAAAATAATGAGTTAAAGACGAGCGAAATCGTTTGGAATGAGGATGCGCCCGAAGGAAAGCTCGATTTAATGGTAAACATCGATTTTCGCATGAATGGAACGGGGCTGTATTCCGATATCGTCCTCCCGGCAGCCACATGGTATGAAAAATATGATATCAGCAGCACCGATATGCATCCGTTTGTGCATCCGTTTAATCCAGCGATTGCCCCGCCGTGGGAAGCGAAATCGGATTGGGATTTCTTTAAAGGGCTCGCCAAGACGTTTTCGGAAATGGCGAAACACTATTTTTCCGCTCCAGTCAAGGATGTGGTAGCAACGCCGCTTTTGCATGATACACGAGATGAAATCGCCCAGCCGTTTGGAATCGTGAACGATTGGAAAGAAGGGGCGAGCGACCCGGTTCCGGGGGTAAATTTTCCGCGGCTTCACATCGTGGAAAGGGATTATGCCGAAGTGTACAACAAATTTGTGGCTCTCGGCCCGGTTGTTCAGGAACGAATCGGAGCGAAAGGGCTCAGCTGGAACGCCAATGAAGAATACAAATGGATGCTTGATACGGCCGGTTCTTCCTCGCTGACAGGGCCGTATAAAGATTGTCCAAGCCTGTTGACCGACCGTGACGCAGCGGAGGCGATATTGGCGTTATCGAGCGCGACAAACGGTTCGCTGGCGCTGAAAGCTTGGGAAGAGATGGAAAGAAAGACGATGCAAAAGTTAAAAGATTTAGTGGAAGAACGGGCGGAAGAGCACATTACGTTCCAAGCGATTACATCACAGCCGCGCCAAGTGTTAACGACTCCTGTATTTAGCGGGAGCGAAACAGGAAACCGGCGGTACTCCCCGTTTACAACCAATGTCGAGCGGCTGATTCCGTGGCGGACGTTAACGGGAAGGCAACATTTTTACCTTGACCATGAGTTAATGCTGGAGTTTGGCGAGGAATTACCGACGTTTAAAGCACCATTGCGAAAACTGGCTTTCTATGAACAGGACCATCGTCCGAAGGTAAGCGGCAAAGAAATTGCGCTCCGCTATTTAACGCCGCACTATAAATGGTCGTACCATAGCACTTACTGGGATAACCTGCTGATGTTAACGATGTTTCGCGGCGGACCGCATGTATGGATGAATAAAGATGACGCGGAAGAAGCAGGCATTGCCGATAACGATTGGATTGAAATGTATAACCGCAACGGTGTTGTCGTCGCACGGGCGGTTGTCAGCCACCGGCTGCCGCGCGGAGTCACGTTTATGTATCACGTGCAAGACCGTTATATTAATGTTCCGGGCTCGCCAATCAGCAAACTTCGCGGCGGAACGTTTAACAGCCCGACGCGAATTCATGTAAAACCGACACAAATGATCGGCGGTTATGCGCAATTAAGCTATGGCTTCAATTATTATGGTCCAACGGGAAACCAACGGGATGAACAAGTCATCATTCGCAAACTTAAAAAAGAGGAAGTGAACTGGCTTGAGGATTAG
- the narH gene encoding nitrate reductase subunit beta — protein sequence MRIRAQFGMVMNLDKCIGCHTCSITCNNTWTNRPGAEYMWWNNVETKPGIGYPKEWENQDLRKGGWVLKDGKLELRAGGRVNKLLNIFYNPDMTPIDDYYEPWTYDYENLINSPEKQHQPVARPKSQLTGEYMEITWGPNWEDDLAGVYETGKRDPNIKGIEEKVKFEFEQTFMMYLPRICEHCLNPPCVSSCPSGAIYKRDEDGIVLVDHDACRSWRFCMTGCPYKKVYFNWKTHKAEKCTFCFPRIETGQPTICSETCVGRLRYIGIVFYDLDKVEAAASVKDEKDLYQAHLDVFLNPYDPEVIKAAREAGYTDDWIEAAQRSPVYKLAVEQKIALPLHPEYRTLPMVWYIPPLSPIMGAFDGGLDDINAHVIFPAIDQMRIPIEYLANLLAAGDTEVIRTVLKKMVVMRSYMRAVNLGKEPDKSILDKVGMDEHTVKEMYKLSAVAKYSDRYVIPSSHREKADNMFYGQGAVGYEFMESCSGCSGYDAENFHQFYWSDIDGRAPENF from the coding sequence TTGAGGATTAGGGCACAATTTGGGATGGTGATGAATTTAGATAAATGTATCGGCTGCCATACGTGCAGCATTACATGCAATAATACGTGGACGAATCGTCCCGGAGCGGAGTACATGTGGTGGAACAACGTAGAAACAAAACCGGGAATCGGTTACCCGAAAGAGTGGGAGAATCAAGATTTACGTAAAGGCGGATGGGTGCTCAAAGACGGGAAGCTCGAGCTGCGTGCCGGCGGCCGGGTGAATAAACTGCTAAATATTTTCTATAATCCGGACATGACCCCGATTGACGATTATTATGAGCCTTGGACATATGACTATGAAAATTTAATTAACAGCCCGGAAAAACAACATCAGCCTGTCGCCAGACCAAAATCGCAGCTGACAGGTGAATATATGGAAATTACGTGGGGGCCGAACTGGGAAGACGACTTGGCGGGAGTATATGAAACAGGAAAACGCGATCCGAACATAAAAGGCATTGAAGAGAAAGTAAAGTTCGAATTTGAGCAAACGTTTATGATGTATTTGCCGCGTATTTGCGAGCATTGCTTAAATCCGCCTTGTGTTTCCTCCTGTCCATCGGGCGCCATTTATAAACGGGATGAAGACGGCATTGTGCTCGTCGATCATGATGCGTGCCGAAGCTGGCGTTTTTGTATGACGGGCTGCCCGTATAAAAAAGTGTATTTTAATTGGAAAACACATAAAGCAGAAAAATGTACATTTTGTTTTCCACGCATTGAGACCGGTCAGCCGACGATCTGTTCAGAAACATGTGTCGGGCGGCTCCGCTATATCGGCATTGTTTTTTATGACCTAGATAAAGTGGAGGCTGCTGCTTCGGTTAAGGATGAAAAAGATTTATATCAAGCCCACTTAGATGTATTTCTTAATCCGTATGATCCGGAAGTGATCAAAGCGGCGCGTGAAGCAGGATATACCGATGATTGGATTGAAGCGGCACAACGCTCCCCGGTTTATAAATTGGCGGTGGAACAAAAAATTGCGCTTCCGCTTCATCCTGAGTATCGCACATTGCCAATGGTTTGGTATATTCCGCCGCTAAGCCCAATCATGGGAGCATTTGACGGCGGATTGGACGACATTAATGCTCACGTCATTTTTCCAGCGATTGATCAAATGCGCATTCCGATTGAATATTTGGCGAACTTGCTTGCAGCAGGAGATACGGAAGTGATTCGCACGGTGTTGAAAAAAATGGTGGTGATGCGAAGTTATATGCGCGCCGTGAACTTGGGGAAAGAACCGGATAAGAGCATATTAGATAAAGTGGGAATGGATGAACATACGGTGAAAGAAATGTACAAGCTTTCCGCTGTTGCGAAATATTCCGACCGCTATGTGATTCCATCTTCTCATCGCGAGAAGGCAGACAATATGTTTTACGGACAAGGAGCAGTCGGTTATGAATTTATGGAATCTTGTTCCGGCTGTTCGGGATATGACGCGGAAAACTTTCATCAATTTTATTGGAGTGATATCGATGGAAGAGCACCGGAAAATTTTTAA
- the narJ gene encoding nitrate reductase molybdenum cofactor assembly chaperone codes for MEEHRKIFKIASILLQYPEQGWIGDEQLFHEISSLSNEGVRKLFMQFLDYLTTNEIETLCEIYVNTFDFSDKTTMYLTYHLFGDQKERGQAFLKLKEEFRNAGFDLLDEELPDYLPVVLEFASVAPEEHAKKMLLIHKTTIDKITEELKLANNPYYLVMDGCVTGIVSFLEEKKAS; via the coding sequence ATGGAAGAGCACCGGAAAATTTTTAAAATCGCTTCGATTTTGCTGCAGTACCCGGAACAAGGGTGGATTGGTGATGAACAATTATTCCATGAAATTTCTTCGCTAAGCAATGAAGGCGTCCGGAAACTGTTTATGCAGTTTCTGGACTATTTAACAACAAACGAAATAGAGACGTTATGCGAAATATATGTGAATACGTTTGATTTTAGCGATAAAACCACAATGTATTTAACTTATCATCTATTTGGCGATCAGAAAGAGCGCGGCCAAGCCTTTTTAAAACTAAAAGAAGAGTTTCGCAACGCCGGTTTTGATCTATTGGATGAGGAGCTGCCAGACTATTTGCCAGTCGTTTTAGAATTTGCGTCTGTCGCTCCCGAAGAGCATGCAAAGAAGATGCTTCTTATTCATAAAACAACCATTGATAAAATTACAGAGGAACTAAAATTAGCGAATAATCCGTATTATCTTGTCATGGATGGCTGTGTAACCGGAATCGTTTCATTTTTAGAGGAGAAAAAAGCCTCTTAA
- the narI gene encoding respiratory nitrate reductase subunit gamma, producing MSLLDQFIWVIYPYLMLTLFVVGHIYRYNTDQFGWSAKSSEFLESRRLRWGSILFHWGIIFVFFGHVAGILMPKPFYETIGITDEMYHFGAVWFGGAAGVATVIGVLLLLWRRLSVRRIFRNSSKSDFVVLFLLTIVILTGFTNTVGYTATGGTFDYRDTIGPWFRGILTFRPLPQLVSDAPLGFQIHIITALLLFGIWPFTRLVHVWSVPLTYLNRHYVVYRRMRAKKI from the coding sequence ATGAGTTTACTTGATCAATTTATTTGGGTAATTTATCCATATCTCATGCTTACATTATTTGTCGTTGGTCATATTTACCGTTATAATACAGATCAATTTGGCTGGTCGGCAAAATCAAGTGAGTTTCTTGAAAGCAGACGGCTGCGATGGGGAAGTATTCTTTTTCATTGGGGAATTATATTTGTTTTTTTCGGGCACGTAGCTGGGATACTGATGCCAAAACCATTTTATGAAACAATCGGAATTACGGATGAAATGTATCACTTCGGGGCGGTTTGGTTCGGCGGCGCAGCTGGGGTCGCGACGGTCATCGGCGTTCTGTTGCTGCTATGGCGGAGGTTAAGCGTTCGTCGTATTTTCCGCAACAGCAGCAAAAGTGATTTCGTCGTATTGTTTCTGTTAACCATCGTCATTTTAACGGGATTTACCAATACAGTAGGATATACCGCTACAGGAGGAACGTTTGATTATCGCGATACGATTGGCCCATGGTTCCGAGGGATTTTAACGTTTCGGCCGCTGCCTCAACTGGTAAGCGATGCCCCGTTAGGATTCCAAATTCATATTATTACCGCCTTATTGCTGTTTGGCATCTGGCCGTTTACCCGTCTTGTCCATGTTTGGAGCGTTCCGCTGACGTATTTAAATAGACATTATGTTGTATATCGCCGCATGCGTGCAAAGAAGATTTAA
- a CDS encoding Crp/Fnr family transcriptional regulator, with translation MLAAKTLHNHDRFGHLRELLRSAKHTVKIRKGTFLFQEGMDADELYLILSGKVQMSKICADGKEMCFRICGSGEIIGELTLFTAEPRYLLTAKVMEDGEVAVIKKDDLERELLTNPSLAYEYMQWVSMHARRTQTKFRDLIMHGKKGALYSTLIRMCNSYGVTLDNGSILIDLTLKNQDLANFCGTTRESVNRMLNVLKQQGVLSIKKGKITIHDLDYLKKEIQCENCPVDICRIE, from the coding sequence ATGCTTGCAGCAAAAACGTTGCACAACCATGATCGCTTTGGCCATTTGCGTGAATTACTCCGTTCTGCGAAACATACAGTCAAAATACGAAAAGGAACATTTTTATTCCAAGAAGGAATGGATGCTGATGAACTATATCTTATTCTTTCAGGTAAAGTGCAAATGAGCAAAATTTGCGCTGACGGAAAAGAGATGTGTTTCCGTATCTGCGGCTCTGGGGAAATTATCGGCGAGCTAACATTGTTTACAGCAGAACCTCGCTATTTATTAACAGCAAAAGTGATGGAAGATGGCGAAGTAGCAGTCATTAAAAAAGATGATTTAGAACGGGAGCTCCTCACCAACCCTTCACTTGCCTATGAATATATGCAATGGGTCAGCATGCATGCGCGGCGGACACAAACGAAATTTCGCGATTTAATTATGCACGGCAAAAAAGGAGCGCTCTATTCCACGCTCATCCGCATGTGCAACAGCTATGGCGTTACGCTTGATAACGGAAGCATTCTAATTGACCTAACACTGAAAAATCAGGATTTAGCCAACTTTTGCGGCACCACCCGCGAAAGCGTCAACCGCATGTTGAACGTGTTAAAGCAGCAAGGTGTTCTTTCCATTAAAAAAGGAAAAATTACGATCCATGACCTCGACTATTTAAAGAAGGAAATTCAATGCGAAAACTGTCCGGTGGATATTTGTCGCATTGAATAA